The Ovis aries strain OAR_USU_Benz2616 breed Rambouillet chromosome 6, ARS-UI_Ramb_v3.0, whole genome shotgun sequence DNA segment GCTTGGAAGTTATTATcaattcaatttctttactaGGTGTAGgttgtctatttctttttgtgtGACTGGTGACAAATCGCATCTTTCAAGGAATTGAGCTATTTAATCTAGATTACCAACTCTGTGGGCACAGCATGGTTCATAGTATTCCTCTGTGACCTTGTTCCCTAGTATTTCTCAACGACCCTATTGATGCCCATGAAACCTGTAGTAAcactcttctttcatttctgatattattaATTTgggtctctttttttcttcattagcTGAGCTAGAGGTTTATTGACTGTACTGAtactttcaaagaactagcttttgttttcttggttttctctactttatttcctgttttcattGATTTcggcgttcagttcagttcagtcgctcagtcgtgtctgactctttgagaccccatgaatcgcagcacgccacgcctccctgtccatcaccaactcgactcagactcacatccatcgagtctgtgatgccatccagccatcccatcctcggttgtccccttctcctcctgccaccagtccctcccagcatcagagtcttttccaatgagtcaactctttgcatgaggtggccaaagtgctggagtttcagcttcagcatcaatcctttcaaagaacacccagggctgatgtcctttaggatggactggttggatctccttgcagtccaagggactctcaagagtcttctccaacaccacagttcaaaaacatcaattcttcggcgctcagccttcttcacagtccaactctcacatccaaacatgaccataggaaaaaccatagccttgactaggcggaccttagtaggcaaagtaatgtctctgcttttgaatatgctatctaggttggtcataacttttcttccaaggagtaagtgtcttttaatttcatggctgcagtcaccatctgcagtgattttggagccccccaaaataaagtctgacactgtttccactgtttccgcaactatttcccatgaagtgatgggaccggatgccatgatcttcgttttctgaatgttgagctttaagccaactttttcactctcctctttcactgtcatcaagaggctttttagctcctcttcactttctgccataagggtggtgtcatctacatatctgaggtgattgatatttctcccggcaatcttgattccagctcgtgtttcttccagcccagtgtttctcatgatttctGCATTAGCGGGATCTTATTTCTCCTCTTATGCTTGGTTTGGatttagtttgctcttctttttcctgGCTTCCTAGGCTTAGATGATAGTGCATTTTAGGACTTTCTTGTTAATACACGCGCTCAGTATTATAATTCCCCCTTTCAATACTTCTATCACTGTGACTCGCAGATTTTgattatgttgtattttcattttagttcaaatattttttgagatttttaaaatacacaaaattcaCCTTAATAATTACTTAGTACATGGTTCAGCGATAGTAAATATATTCATGTTGTATAATCATCACCCTCATAACTCTTCAGTCTTGGAAGTGAAACTCTAcatccattaaacaataactccatGCTTTTAAGTACTCTAAGTATCTCAAAACATTGACCCACATAGTGTTTGTCTTATGATTGGTTTACTTCATTTATCATAATGcgctcaagatccatccatgttgtagcacacGTAGGAACTGTCTTCCTTcctaaggctgagtaatatttcattgtataccaTACactttgcttattcattcacctgtgaatggacatctgagttgcttccacattttagctGTTGTGAACAATGCCGCTGGGAACATGAGTGTACAGATACCTCTCTGAGACCCTGCTCTGAATTCTTTGGGTAGATATCCAGAAGCAGAGTCACTGGACCACGCAGCAATTCTACTTTCGTATTTCTGAGGAACCACCAcgctgtcttccacagtggccgCACGGtcttacactcccaccaacagtgcacaagggctGCAccttctccacattcttgccagcaCTTACCGTCTTTTACAGCAGCCATTCTAATGTGTGTGAGGTAggctctttgtagttttgatttgcattcccttAAGGACCAGTGAAGTTGAGctttttttctcctgtgcttattggcttttttttttaagcactttgaatatatctgCCCACTGCTTCTGTTCTCCAAAgttctgatgagaaatctgctGGTAATTTTATTGAGAATCCTTTCTATATAATGACCTCAAAAGTCCCTAACATTTGGAGGACAGGGTCTGTTATGCCTACCCTGGCTTCTAAAGGATGTGTGCAGGCTGCCCCAGGAAAACCTGCACAGCTGCTAGCCATgtggctggggcaggggtggggggagcggggaGTGGCTGCTACTGTCTGAGAACTGAAACTGACCAAAATCAACCACAGTTTACCATCCAAGTCTTCCCCCTGGAAGTGGCAAGGCTTCAACAGACTCCAGAGCGCCGACAAAGCTCCGACATAGCTCCATCAGAGCCTCCCAGGATAGCTGTTGTCTCAACATAGATTCCTGTTGCCTCCTGGACCACCACCTTCCCAGAATCTTCGTGTTGATAACTCAAAATACTTTTTCTCTTGAGATGTTTTCCTTGACTCATGAGCTATTTAGAAGCGTGCTGTTTAATCTCTAAATGTCTGGGGACTTTCCAGCTATCTTTTAGTTACTGACttcttctttaatttcattaCGGTCTAAGAGCACACACTGTATGGTTTCTATTCTTTTGAATGTGTTAAGGTGTGttttgtggcccaggatgtggtctgtCTTGGTGAGTGTTCCATGTGagtttgaaaagaatgtgtattctgctttgTTGGATGAAGCAGCCCATGGATACTGGTTATACAGTTGGTTGACAGTGCTGTTGAGCTCAACTGTGTCCTTATTCATCTTCTGCTAGACCTGTCCACCTCTGATGGGAGGATCAATGTCTCTGATTGTAACACTGAGCTCCTCCATTGATCCTggcagttctatcagtttttgcttcatatattttgacaCTCTGTTATGCATACCCATTAAGGTTTGTCTTCCTGGAGAGAGGGCCTCTTCATTGTTACCTAGTGCTCCGTTACACAGCATTCCTGGTAATTTCCCTTGTTTTGAAGTCTACTCTGCCTGAAGTTAACATAATGACTCCAGCTGTCTCTCGATTAAAGTTGGCTAAAAGTTAACATATACATTTTTCTCTGTCCCTTAACTGTtaatctatatgtgtctttacAGTTAAAGTGGGGGTTCTTAGAGACAATACGTAgatagttgtttttgttttttttaatccactctgACAACCTGTTTTAAATGGTGCATTTAGACCACTGACTTTCAAAGTGACTACTGATACAGCTGGGCTAATAGCATCATGTTTATTACTGGTTTCTGGTTGCTACCCTCGTTATCTGTTCCTATTcttgttttccactgtttctgtcttttgtggttttgattatgattcatttcctctcttttcttggTTATCAACTACACTTCTTTTAACTGTCAGTGCTTGCAATATACCTTCACAACCAATCCAAGTCCACTTCCGAATAAAAACTTTTCACTTCACAGGTAGCACAAGTGCCTTATGAGAACAAAGCAGTCCTAATCCCTATCTCCCATCCCTTGCATCTTTGCTGTTACTAATTTCATTTATACATAAACTGTAAACATCAAATACATTGCTATGATTTTGAAAGAAGTATCTACTAACTCagttaacaagaaaaataaaagttttaatttcacCTCCATTTATTCCTCCTCTAACGCATTTACAGCTTCCACGCACATCCAAGTTTCCGACCAGCACCGCCATGCTCGTGCCTGAAGAGCCTTCATCGTCCCTTGTGAGGCAGGTCTATGGGTGACAAGTCCTCTCGTCTTTTGTTTGAGAAAAGCTTTCTCTATCACTTTTGAAGGAGAGTTTTGCAGGATACAGCATTTCTAGATTGATGGGTTTTTTTCTCTCAACACCTGAAATGTTTACTCTCCTGCGTGCATGGTTTCTGAGCACTTGTGCACGACTCTCGTCTCCCCTAACCAGAAGGGCCTTTTCTGGCCCTTCCCAGGCTTCGCCTCTGGCGGGTGGCCTCTGTGACTCTCCGCAGGGCGGCTCTATTGGCGCTCCTCCTGCGTGGCGCTCTCTGCGGCTCCCAGCTCTGCCGCTCGGTGTCTGACGCTGACTCGAAATCCTGCTATCACTGTCCTCAGTGTCTGTTCCGTTACTTCCTCCCTTCACCTTCTGGTGCGCCCAGTGCTGGTGTGGTACCTCTTCACCTGTCATCCTGTGATCCCTGTTTATCGTTCCGTTTCACTCCCagtctttttctgctttgtagCTTTAAATGTTTCTGTGGACGTATCCTCAAGCTCAGAGTCTTTCCTCAGCCCTGTCCAGTCCACCGAGCCCATCAAAGGCACTCTTCATTTCTGCTAGTGTTTTTCATTTCTGGcacttcttttttattctttcatagaATTTCAACCCTTCTCCTCACATTTGTTCTTGCATGTTGTCTACTTTTTCCATTACAGACCACAGAATATTAATCACAGATTTTCTAAATTCCCAACATGATCATTCCAATATCCCTGCCATATCTGAATCTAGTTTTGACACTTGTTCTGTCTCTTCAAACTATGGTTTTCGCCTTTTTTGGATGCCTTACTGTGTTTCTGTTGCTGTTAGAAGCCAGACACGATATGCTGGGTAAAGGAATCCAGTACTGGTCCCCACAAGCTTTCGCTCTGGTACGTTGTGACTGCCTGCATTTGTCTATGTCTCCAATTTTGAGGGAAGTAGCCTGCCCTGGGACCTCAATTCTCTGACATATCTAAGAACTGACTTTCTTTTCATGCAGCTTTTTACTTGTTAAGACAAAGCAACAACTTCCAAGCTCCTTATGTACCAGACTGAAAGTCCTATACTGTTTTTAAAGTATCAAACAATATAGAAATGTACTAAGCAGAAAAGTCAAAGTCCCCAACAAACACCTGCCTAATAGCTTGCAATCTTTAGAATATTTGGAACCTTTATAATCTTCTTCTATGCACATGTACTTTTACAAATAATGCTTCACAAAAATAGGACCCTATACGGCCTACCCCTAATATCGTGGACACCTTTAGTACAGATACAGGTGTTGTAACAGTCTCTCTTACTAGcaatttttcatttgtcttcacGTAAACTTAATCAGTCCCTACTGAAATCTATTAGTTATGtcagaaatgcaaactttaaaataattaccaTTACACTGAATAGCTTTACATATAACTTTGTCTACTTGAGCATTTCCATAGGATAAGCTTCTATAGGTAGCCCTGCTGGGTCAATGGATAGATACGCTCTACCTTTTCATATGTGCTACCAAACCATTCTCTGAAATGGCTGTTCAATGTACATTCTCAAAACAGTGTTCAGAGGTAGCATTTCCCAATACTATCCCCACCCCAGGTACTTTTAAGTCTTTGCCAATCTGATAACAAAGAATATCTAACTGTGGTTTGTACTTTGATTGGCAGCAAGACtgaatatttttcatgttatcggtaatgtgatttcttctttaagaACTGCACAAATTTCACTAGACTACATAGGGATGGTTTATTTTTTCAATGGAATATAGAGAGTAATGAACTTAAACTATGGAAATCTTTAATCCTAGGTATTATTGTCAAGGTTACATGGCCCACAAGGAGCGTTCTATTTTACTTCACATTCACCTGGTGAGCACATCATTTGCTTACAATCTAATTCTACAAGGCTTGTGTCATTCGGAGGCAGTAAGCTGGTAAGTAAATGCCCTTGTGTCCTTGCAGATGAACAGTGTCAGCATTAGTCGGGCGTGACAATGATATGCAGAACCATTATGCCCAGGCCGTATTAAACTCCTGCACCCAGATCTCAGCACAGCAACTAAAGAGGGAGCTGGAGAGCTTGGAAGGGGTTCAAAGCAGAGCCACAAAGTTGATTAAAGGGCTTGAAAAATGAGAACTGGGAGGGAAGGTTGAGAGAACTGTGATTATTCAGGCTTGAAAACAATTGAAGGCTGAAGGGTGAATTAATAGTGGAATTTCAATCAATGAAACTCTTACACGGTAGATGGTGATTGGATATTTTCTAAAGGTTCGGAGGCATCAGAAATTTAGTATGTAGAGAACCTTTTCCTGAGAGTAATCAAACTGTCTCAGGGCCAAAGGCATGTGCCCGGAAGTCTAGAGGACACAGCTCAGGAAGCTGCAGTTGCCCTTTCAGGGCGGCAGGTGCCACTTAACGCATGCTTGTGACAGTGAAAGACTCCCGAGGATAACGTGGAATGGAGCGGCGGCGAGGCGGAACGAGAATGGAGTGTTTGCTCTCAGAAAGGTGGCGGGGGTTGCAGggtggaggaaaaggagggactggggggggggggcacaacGAGGGAAAAGCAGGAAACGAGCGAGCCCCATGAAAGCGCGTTTCTTCCCTTTTACTGTGTCACAGCGGGTCCACTTAGATATTCGAGTCGGAGAACACGACCTTGATGCAGCCATTACTCAAGCAAAGGACAAAGTCAATGAAGTCAGCTTCAAGCTTGAACATCTCATCGAGCAAATTGAGCAAATAGTCAAAGAACAGAACTATCAAAGGGTCAGTCTCCCTAATCAGCTTACACCCTCTCTTCCTGCCAGGAACAGAATTCTTGACTAAGCCCTCGAACCAGGGAAAGACTAAACTGCCTGtttcctgggtttctccaggaCTGCGTGGATGTGCAGGGTTGGTGGGGGTGCCCTTCTGCCGTCTGCTGGACCGTGAGCTCCTCTAGGAGAGGGGCTGCGGCTCGCTCGCCGCAGGGCTGTGAGCTCACAGATGAGTAAGTGAGGGCTTCCCACACACCCTGTGCATCGGCAGCATTGTTTTGCTCCTGAGACGTCGTGCGTCTCCCGGGCCACTGCGCTCGGCGGACCCTGGCTGCACGTGGGCCTGAATCCACCCCCACTCACTAGCCTTCTGCTGTCTCTACGCTTCAGCTTCCTTATCCGGAAAATAAAATGAGCAGTGCCCAGCTTAGCGTAAAGTAAGAACTGGAATGATAAAAAAAAAGTGTCGATCGGGTAACACACACTTTGATGCTAACAAATAAAACATGTAAAGTAACAGATCAAACACTTGATATTTACAACAAAATATGAAAGTATGTTTTATAAGGTTGACGCCTCCTCATCTTTGGCTAAAAACACACCTTAACTTAGAAAAATCAGACAGTGCTCTTTGGCATAAGACATTACCTGAGCGACATTAAGCACCTTGAATGTGTACAGTACCTTCCCCTCAAATTCATGCATGAGGCACCTTAAGAAGCCTAACCTGCAGACTTCTCTTCTCTATAGGACCGTGAAGAAAAATTCCGAATGACCAGTGAAGACACAAACAGCAACGTCTTATGGTGGGCATTTACACAAACACTAATCTTTATCTCAGTTGGAATTTTCCAAATGAAGTCCCTTAAAGACTTCTTCATAGCTAAGAAACttgtataaaaatgaattaaaaaataaaggcaaataatTACCTTCTACCTTGCACGATGTTtgagttaataaaatatattcataagtgtcattattttctgatttcaaaggCATCTAAGGTTGGAATTGATGTTATAGCATTGTAACACTGATAAAATGTCCAACTGTCAAGTAcgaatgtcagagttggactacaaagaaggctgagtgctgaagaattgatgctttcgaactgtggtgttggagaagactcttgagagtcccttggacagcaaggagatcaaaccagtccatcctaaaggagatcagccctgaatattcagtggaaagactgatgctgaagctgaagctccactactttggccacctgaagtgaagagccgactcactggaagcctctgaggctgggaaagactgaaggcaggagaagaggacaacagtggatgagatggttggatggcatcaccgactccatggacacgagtt contains these protein-coding regions:
- the LOC101105412 gene encoding transmembrane emp24 domain-containing protein 11; translated protein: MFVTVTTYSDEVLLSRLHGPQGAFYFTSHSPGEHIICLQSNSTRLVSFGGSKLRVHLDIRVGEHDLDAAITQAKDKVNEVSFKLEHLIEQIEQIVKEQNYQRDREEKFRMTSEDTNSNVLWWAFTQTLIFISVGIFQMKSLKDFFIAKKLV